The Desulfosporosinus acidiphilus SJ4 genome has a window encoding:
- the metH gene encoding methionine synthase, which translates to MRYNIENYLKERILVLDGAMGTCIQGYDLAEQEYGGLCECHKNQKGNNDLLNLTHPEIVKEIHKRYLEAGADIIETNTFNATRISQKDYGMEGKVYELNFQGAKLAREQADIFTNLDPSKPRFIAGSVGPTNRTASLSPDVENPGIRNISFDELVFAYEEQVKGLVDGGADIILVETIFDTLNAKAAVFAAQDVFEKKGVTLPIFISGTIADKSGRILSGQTLEAFAQTMKGDGILGIGLNCSFGAKDLIPFIKYLSKSQDRYITFYPNAGLPNSLGEYEERPEETASLVKKLAAEGHLNVVGACCGSTPAHIKAISEAVQGIKPRKIPLLKKETIFCGLEAIAIKKENNFVNIGERTNVSGSAKFARLIREKNYEEAILIAKEQVENGAQIIDINFDDGLLDAAREMDIFLKLLAGEPEISRVPVMIDSSKFEVIETGLKAMQGKAIVNSISLKAGEEEFIHQAALIKKYGAGVVVMAFDEQGQADTFDKRIAVCQRAYDLLVNNVKFPPEDIIFDPNILAIGTGIEEHNNYAVDFIKAVKWIKDNLPHVKVSGGVSNLSFSFRGNNAIREAMHSVFLYHVIAAGMDMAIVNPGMIQIYDEINKELLEKVEAVVLNKTPEAAENLIAFAESYKVSGGDQVENKSAWRAESPKNRLVHALVKGISEFIEEDVEEVRRQYARAVEVIEGPLMEGMNVVGELFGEGKMFLPQVVKSARVMKKAVSFLLPFIEAEKKSNESSSAGKVVMATVKGDVHDIGKNIVSVILACNNFEVIDLGVMASSELILQTAKYEKADIIALSGLITPSLDEMTNVAEEMEGQGFTIPLMIGGATTSKTHTALKIAPNYSNGVVYSVDASKSVEIAKKLTDKSKASDYLKQLERDYQTIRDNYARAERKLMPLKEAREKRSSINWGLETIAVPNLLGTKSLLNFPLGELRKYIDWSYFFIAWDMGMPYPRIMEDPKYGQEAKRLFADANDMLDLLEREGILRANAVFGIFPANSQGDDIELYHHERSTTFNMLRQQAVVKDNVHRCLADYIAPKESGKTDYLGGFIVTAGLGAKEYANKLHDQGNDYGAIMVKLLADRLAEAFAELLHFQVRKDYWGYAQDEKPEPESVLKRSYRGIRPAFGYPCLRDHGEKTKLFHLLAGEKTTGINLTEHYMMDPVASVCGLYFASPHARYFDIHRIGMDQADDYVKRTGKDFKELKKMLSNCL; encoded by the coding sequence ATGAGATACAATATTGAGAACTATTTAAAGGAAAGAATTCTTGTTCTGGATGGGGCTATGGGAACGTGCATCCAGGGTTACGATTTAGCCGAACAAGAATATGGAGGCCTTTGTGAATGTCACAAAAACCAAAAAGGAAACAATGACCTTTTAAATCTTACTCATCCGGAGATAGTCAAAGAAATTCATAAGCGATATCTGGAAGCCGGGGCAGATATTATTGAAACCAATACTTTTAATGCCACCAGAATATCTCAGAAGGACTACGGAATGGAGGGAAAGGTTTATGAACTTAATTTCCAAGGGGCTAAATTGGCAAGAGAACAAGCTGACATCTTTACTAATCTTGACCCAAGTAAACCGCGTTTTATCGCCGGTTCAGTAGGTCCGACGAATAGAACTGCTTCTCTTTCACCGGATGTTGAAAACCCGGGCATCAGAAATATTAGTTTTGATGAACTTGTCTTTGCTTATGAAGAGCAGGTTAAAGGGCTTGTCGACGGCGGTGCCGACATTATTCTTGTGGAGACCATCTTTGATACTTTAAATGCTAAGGCTGCCGTTTTTGCAGCCCAAGATGTCTTTGAGAAAAAAGGTGTCACGCTGCCCATTTTTATCTCAGGAACTATTGCCGATAAAAGCGGCCGAATATTATCCGGTCAGACTCTGGAAGCTTTCGCCCAAACAATGAAAGGCGATGGAATCTTGGGTATCGGGTTAAATTGTTCCTTTGGTGCTAAGGATCTAATTCCCTTTATTAAATATCTTTCTAAGTCACAAGATCGATATATAACCTTTTATCCTAATGCCGGGCTCCCTAATTCCCTGGGGGAATATGAGGAACGGCCTGAAGAAACAGCATCTTTGGTTAAGAAATTAGCAGCAGAAGGACATCTGAATGTGGTGGGGGCTTGTTGCGGATCCACACCTGCCCATATAAAAGCGATCAGTGAAGCGGTTCAAGGGATCAAGCCGAGAAAAATTCCTCTGTTAAAAAAAGAGACGATTTTTTGCGGCCTTGAAGCTATTGCCATCAAGAAAGAAAATAATTTTGTCAATATAGGAGAAAGAACCAACGTTTCCGGATCGGCTAAGTTTGCAAGATTAATCAGAGAGAAAAATTATGAAGAAGCAATCTTAATTGCCAAGGAACAGGTGGAAAACGGTGCTCAAATTATCGATATAAATTTTGATGACGGGCTTCTCGATGCTGCTAGAGAAATGGATATATTTCTCAAGCTTCTTGCCGGCGAGCCTGAGATCTCCAGAGTTCCGGTGATGATCGATTCCTCTAAGTTTGAAGTTATCGAAACAGGTCTAAAGGCCATGCAAGGAAAAGCTATTGTGAATTCTATCAGTCTCAAAGCCGGAGAAGAGGAGTTTATCCATCAAGCAGCGTTAATTAAAAAATACGGTGCAGGCGTTGTTGTTATGGCTTTTGACGAACAAGGACAAGCCGATACCTTTGACAAGAGAATTGCCGTTTGTCAAAGAGCCTATGATCTACTGGTTAATAACGTGAAGTTTCCCCCGGAAGATATTATTTTTGATCCTAATATTTTAGCAATTGGCACCGGGATTGAGGAGCACAACAATTATGCCGTTGATTTTATTAAGGCCGTAAAATGGATTAAGGATAATTTGCCTCATGTTAAAGTGAGTGGAGGGGTAAGTAATTTATCGTTCTCCTTTAGAGGGAATAACGCTATCAGGGAAGCCATGCACTCCGTATTTTTGTATCATGTTATAGCTGCCGGAATGGACATGGCTATCGTAAATCCGGGAATGATTCAAATCTATGATGAAATCAATAAGGAACTTCTGGAAAAAGTCGAAGCTGTCGTACTGAATAAGACTCCTGAGGCTGCAGAAAACCTCATAGCCTTCGCAGAAAGCTATAAGGTTTCAGGGGGCGATCAAGTTGAGAATAAATCAGCTTGGAGAGCGGAATCACCCAAGAATCGACTTGTTCATGCTTTGGTAAAAGGTATCTCAGAATTTATTGAAGAAGATGTGGAAGAGGTCCGAAGACAATATGCCCGTGCGGTGGAGGTTATCGAAGGACCGCTGATGGAAGGCATGAACGTCGTTGGAGAATTATTTGGCGAAGGCAAAATGTTTCTTCCGCAGGTTGTCAAAAGTGCCAGAGTTATGAAAAAGGCTGTAAGTTTTTTATTGCCCTTTATAGAAGCTGAGAAGAAGTCCAACGAAAGCAGCAGTGCAGGTAAAGTGGTGATGGCTACGGTTAAAGGCGATGTCCACGATATAGGGAAAAACATAGTTTCAGTCATTCTTGCTTGCAATAATTTCGAAGTCATTGATCTGGGAGTTATGGCTTCCAGTGAACTAATCCTCCAGACCGCAAAATACGAAAAGGCTGACATTATTGCCTTAAGCGGACTGATAACCCCCTCCTTAGATGAGATGACGAATGTTGCGGAGGAAATGGAAGGGCAAGGTTTTACAATTCCCTTGATGATCGGAGGAGCAACCACATCAAAAACTCACACGGCCCTGAAAATTGCACCGAACTATTCAAACGGAGTCGTGTACAGCGTTGATGCCTCAAAGTCTGTAGAGATTGCCAAAAAACTCACTGACAAAAGTAAAGCAAGTGACTATTTAAAACAACTGGAAAGAGATTATCAAACGATAAGAGATAATTATGCCAGAGCAGAAAGAAAGTTAATGCCTCTTAAAGAAGCCAGAGAAAAAAGATCAAGCATCAATTGGGGTCTGGAAACTATAGCAGTGCCAAACTTACTAGGGACTAAAAGTCTTCTCAATTTCCCTCTCGGTGAGCTAAGGAAGTATATTGACTGGTCCTATTTCTTTATCGCTTGGGATATGGGGATGCCATATCCTAGAATTATGGAAGATCCTAAATATGGCCAAGAAGCAAAAAGGCTTTTTGCGGATGCTAATGATATGCTGGATTTATTAGAGAGGGAGGGAATACTTAGAGCAAATGCGGTTTTTGGTATTTTTCCTGCAAATTCTCAGGGGGATGACATTGAACTATACCATCATGAACGTTCGACAACCTTTAATATGCTAAGGCAGCAAGCGGTGGTCAAAGATAATGTCCATCGCTGCCTGGCAGATTATATTGCCCCCAAAGAGAGTGGAAAGACCGATTATTTGGGCGGATTTATAGTTACTGCCGGTCTAGGGGCCAAAGAATATGCTAATAAGCTTCATGATCAAGGCAACGATTATGGGGCGATCATGGTAAAACTTCTTGCAGATAGATTAGCCGAAGCTTTTGCTGAGTTATTACATTTTCAGGTGAGAAAAGATTATTGGGGCTATGCCCAGGATGAAAAACCAGAACCGGAATCTGTATTAAAAAGATCCTATAGAGGAATCAGGCCTGCTTTCGGATATCCCTGCCTTAGAGATCATGGAGAAAAAACGAAGCTATTTCACCTTTTGGCGGGCGAAAAAACCACGGGTATTAACCTAACGGAACATTATATGATGGATCCGGTGGCAAGTGTGTGCGGTTTGTACTTTGCCTCTCCCCATGCCAGATATTTTGATATTCACAGGATTGGTATGGATCAAGCAGATGATTACGTCAAGCGCACCGGAAAAGACTTTAAAGAGCTTAAGAAGATGCTGAGTAACTGCTTGTAG
- a CDS encoding ferritin family protein — protein MSWSIVNFSGEEIIKLSLEMETSGKEFYEKALNYAEEIQLKEMLGYLALEEEKHLKEFKKLGERLTKEFEPNESYAGEYGDYLKSIVNNHVFNLNKVEDLVKGIKTDLDILRFALSFEKDSIMIFQEFENFVSSTGKEIIKELVNEEKGHIKKINALFLLI, from the coding sequence ATGTCTTGGAGTATAGTTAATTTTTCAGGAGAAGAGATTATTAAATTATCCCTTGAAATGGAAACGTCAGGCAAGGAATTTTATGAAAAGGCCTTAAATTATGCTGAAGAAATACAATTAAAAGAGATGCTGGGTTACCTTGCCCTAGAAGAGGAAAAACATCTTAAAGAATTCAAGAAATTGGGAGAAAGGCTTACTAAAGAATTTGAGCCAAATGAAAGTTATGCGGGGGAATATGGAGATTACCTGAAATCAATTGTCAATAATCATGTTTTTAACCTCAATAAGGTTGAAGATCTGGTGAAGGGAATAAAAACTGATCTGGATATTCTGCGATTTGCTCTCAGCTTTGAAAAAGATTCTATCATGATTTTTCAGGAGTTTGAAAATTTTGTAAGCAGTACCGGCAAGGAAATCATCAAAGAGCTAGTCAACGAGGAAAAAGGACATATTAAAAAAATTAATGCCTTGTTTTTGCTTATCTGA
- a CDS encoding LysR family transcriptional regulator, translating into MTIQQLKYALEIANWGSMNEAAKRLFISQPSLSNAIKELEAELNITIFERTNKGVSISVEGTEFLGYARQVLEQIELLENRYLDARPSHQHFSVSTQHYAFSVSAFVNLMEKYALEEYEFTLRETRTYEILDDVKNLRSEIGILYLNEFNSKVIRKLLKDSNLNFTVLFRAAPHVFISAKNPLAQRKKVSLADLEPYPCLSFEQGDYNSFHFSEEILSTLSHKKNIRVSDRATLFNLLIGLNGYTISTGVISAELNGDNIIAVPLDVQEIITVGWISHKNVTLSKLAAAYIQELDSVLKNYK; encoded by the coding sequence ATGACAATTCAACAGCTTAAATATGCCCTCGAAATCGCAAACTGGGGTTCAATGAATGAGGCTGCCAAACGATTATTTATATCACAGCCGAGCCTTTCCAACGCGATCAAGGAATTGGAAGCAGAGCTTAATATTACTATTTTTGAGCGAACAAACAAAGGGGTAAGTATTTCCGTTGAGGGGACAGAATTCCTTGGTTACGCCCGGCAGGTTTTGGAGCAGATAGAATTACTGGAAAATCGTTACCTGGATGCCAGGCCATCTCACCAACATTTTTCGGTTTCGACCCAGCACTATGCATTTTCGGTGAGTGCCTTTGTTAACCTGATGGAAAAATATGCCTTGGAAGAATATGAGTTCACCTTAAGGGAAACAAGAACTTATGAAATTCTGGATGATGTTAAAAATCTGCGCAGTGAAATCGGGATTCTGTATCTCAACGAATTTAATTCGAAGGTCATTAGGAAGTTGCTGAAAGATAGCAATTTGAATTTTACAGTCTTATTTAGAGCGGCACCTCATGTTTTTATCAGCGCCAAAAATCCTCTGGCTCAACGGAAGAAGGTTAGTTTGGCGGATTTAGAGCCCTATCCATGTTTGTCGTTCGAACAAGGGGACTATAATTCCTTTCATTTTTCTGAGGAAATCTTAAGTACCCTATCCCATAAAAAGAATATCCGCGTCAGTGACAGAGCAACTCTCTTCAATCTCCTGATTGGATTAAATGGCTATACTATATCTACCGGCGTCATAAGCGCTGAACTTAACGGCGATAACATCATTGCAGTACCCTTAGATGTTCAGGAAATCATTACTGTTGGCTGGATATCCCATAAAAATGTGACCTTGAGCAAGCTTGCAGCAGCCTATATTCAAGAATTGGATAGTGTACTTAAAAATTATAAATAA
- a CDS encoding FAD-binding and (Fe-S)-binding domain-containing protein produces the protein MSDVQRQDLAKLPESYQEFWKRVANYIPNNRRFCDPLHTLAYGIDASFYRLIPKIVLKAHNSNEVTQIIKASHEYKVPVTFRTAGSSLSGQAVTDSVLVVLQGAWRGCSIIGQGEKIVLEPGIIGAEANRYLAKYARKIGPDPASIDHAMIGGIAANNASGMCCGTADNSYQTVAEMKIILSDGTMLDTGDEKSCTDFLTSHLEWVKKIQEIRNKIMSDPELEALIRHKYKIKNTTGYSLNAFVDFEEPIDVIKHLMIGSEGTLGFIAEITYHTVVEHAHKASALIIYPDMEQACLAVQRLDRDTVSAAELMDRISLKTMEEKPGMPEYLKTLSPTATALLVEVRGSDQESLQQKIKHVEDLLKEIPTVLPMSFTDVKAEYDNLWNIRKGIFPAVGAIRALGTGVIIEDVAFPKENLAEATIALREILDNYGYTDAIIYGHALDGNLHFVFTQDFGRSEDLPRYEGLMKDVSELVVNRFGGSLKAEHGTGRNMAPFVEVEWGKKAYQFMRQLKAAFDPENLLNPGVIINDNPNVYLENLKNMPQAHKIIDTCTNCGFCQNICTSKNLTLTPRQRIVIQREIQELRRTGQDLERLARLEKDFDYSGNKTCAVDGLCATTCPLEINTGDYVKYLRSQEVTPSTRRIAESLASHMTGVTGVMRFGLGAVNGVHSILGTKMMEGITQGARKLSGNAIPLWNPWMPKAGRVSTLRMPSGNNKVSAKSPGATPLKVVYFPSCISRSMGTAKKDLDQRSLSEAMLSVLEKAGYEVIYPSNMDKLCCGMPWESKGFFETADKKSSELEQALFAASEEEKHPILCDTSPCLYRMKRVMPTLKLYEPVEFIHDFLLERLIFNQLKETVAIHVTCSSVKMKLQEKFYNVAHACAEKVIMPQDVHCCGFAGDRGFTFPELNRSALASLKDSLPEDCHAGYSNSRTCEIGLSYHSGISYQSIVYLVDKCTKAR, from the coding sequence ATGAGCGATGTTCAGAGACAAGATTTAGCTAAGTTACCTGAATCGTATCAGGAATTTTGGAAGCGAGTGGCAAACTATATTCCCAATAACCGTCGTTTTTGCGACCCCCTGCACACCTTAGCTTATGGGATTGATGCGAGCTTTTACCGTCTAATTCCTAAAATCGTTCTCAAAGCTCATAACTCCAATGAGGTAACCCAGATTATAAAAGCTTCCCATGAATATAAAGTGCCTGTAACTTTCCGAACAGCCGGCAGCAGTCTTTCCGGACAAGCTGTCACGGACTCAGTGCTTGTCGTTTTGCAAGGGGCCTGGAGAGGATGCTCAATTATAGGTCAGGGAGAAAAAATAGTCCTAGAACCGGGGATTATCGGAGCTGAAGCAAATCGTTATTTAGCCAAGTACGCACGGAAGATCGGACCCGATCCCGCCTCCATTGATCATGCTATGATCGGGGGAATTGCGGCTAACAATGCCAGCGGGATGTGCTGCGGCACTGCAGACAACAGTTATCAAACAGTGGCTGAAATGAAAATAATATTGAGTGACGGAACGATGCTGGATACAGGTGACGAGAAATCCTGCACGGACTTTTTGACGTCACATCTGGAGTGGGTTAAGAAAATCCAAGAAATAAGAAATAAAATCATGTCTGATCCTGAATTAGAAGCTTTAATCCGCCATAAATATAAAATTAAGAATACAACAGGATACAGTCTTAATGCTTTTGTGGATTTTGAAGAACCAATTGACGTTATAAAGCATCTTATGATTGGTTCGGAAGGGACTCTTGGCTTTATTGCAGAGATTACGTATCATACGGTTGTCGAGCATGCGCATAAAGCGTCTGCCTTAATTATCTATCCTGATATGGAACAAGCTTGTCTAGCAGTTCAAAGGTTAGATCGCGATACTGTTTCCGCCGCCGAACTAATGGATCGGATCTCTCTGAAAACTATGGAAGAAAAGCCCGGTATGCCGGAATATTTAAAGACCCTATCTCCCACTGCCACAGCATTACTCGTTGAAGTCCGCGGAAGTGACCAAGAATCATTGCAGCAAAAAATTAAGCATGTGGAAGACCTGCTGAAAGAAATCCCGACGGTTTTGCCTATGAGCTTTACGGATGTGAAGGCTGAATACGATAACCTCTGGAATATTCGCAAAGGAATTTTTCCGGCCGTAGGTGCGATTAGAGCTTTAGGAACGGGGGTAATCATTGAGGATGTTGCTTTTCCTAAAGAAAATCTTGCCGAAGCGACCATAGCCTTGCGTGAAATATTAGATAACTATGGCTATACAGATGCCATTATCTATGGACATGCTCTTGACGGAAACCTGCATTTTGTTTTTACCCAAGATTTCGGACGTTCTGAGGATTTACCACGCTATGAAGGTTTAATGAAAGATGTAAGTGAACTGGTGGTGAATCGTTTCGGCGGATCTTTGAAAGCAGAACATGGAACAGGCCGCAACATGGCTCCTTTCGTTGAGGTGGAATGGGGGAAAAAAGCTTATCAATTTATGCGGCAGTTAAAGGCTGCCTTTGATCCGGAAAACCTCCTCAATCCCGGCGTCATTATTAATGATAATCCCAACGTTTACTTGGAAAACTTAAAGAATATGCCTCAGGCCCATAAGATCATTGACACTTGTACAAACTGTGGATTCTGCCAAAATATCTGCACCTCTAAGAACTTAACCTTGACCCCGAGACAGCGGATTGTTATTCAACGTGAAATTCAGGAATTGCGGCGAACGGGTCAGGATCTGGAACGCTTAGCCCGCTTGGAGAAAGACTTCGATTATTCCGGTAATAAAACATGTGCTGTTGATGGTTTGTGTGCAACGACATGTCCTCTAGAGATCAATACTGGGGATTATGTAAAATATTTGCGTTCCCAAGAGGTTACGCCCAGTACTCGCAGAATCGCAGAAAGTCTGGCTAGTCATATGACAGGAGTCACCGGGGTCATGCGTTTCGGACTGGGAGCCGTCAATGGAGTGCACAGTATCTTAGGAACGAAGATGATGGAGGGAATCACTCAAGGTGCAAGGAAGCTTTCCGGCAATGCTATTCCTCTCTGGAACCCGTGGATGCCCAAAGCCGGCAGGGTCTCAACTCTAAGGATGCCAAGCGGAAATAATAAAGTCTCTGCAAAATCTCCAGGCGCAACACCTTTGAAAGTTGTTTATTTTCCAAGTTGTATCAGTCGTTCCATGGGAACGGCTAAAAAGGATCTCGATCAGAGATCGTTAAGTGAGGCAATGCTCTCTGTTTTGGAAAAGGCCGGATATGAGGTGATTTACCCCTCGAATATGGATAAGCTGTGTTGTGGTATGCCTTGGGAAAGTAAGGGCTTTTTTGAAACTGCTGATAAGAAAAGCTCCGAACTTGAGCAGGCGTTGTTCGCGGCAAGCGAAGAGGAAAAACATCCCATATTATGTGATACAAGCCCCTGTTTATATCGCATGAAGCGAGTCATGCCTACATTAAAACTTTATGAACCCGTTGAATTTATACATGACTTTTTGCTCGAGCGTCTAATATTTAATCAGCTTAAAGAAACTGTTGCTATTCATGTAACCTGCAGTTCGGTAAAAATGAAATTACAAGAGAAGTTTTACAATGTTGCCCATGCTTGTGCTGAAAAGGTTATCATGCCCCAAGATGTTCACTGCTGCGGCTTTGCAGGGGATCGGGGATTTACATTCCCGGAATTAAATCGTTCGGCCTTAGCCTCTTTGAAAGATTCTCTGCCGGAAGATTGCCATGCAGGCTACTCTAATAGCAGAACCTGTGAAATTGGTCTATCTTATCATAGTGGTATTAGTTATCAATCGATTGTTTATCTCGTGGATAAGTGTACAAAAGCACGATAG
- a CDS encoding DsrE family protein, protein MTDYKVIFHIDEMNKWDLLLGNVSNLLKAAGEDKYSIEVLANAEAVKHYDLKHGLTSQNVMESLSNDGVKFVACNNALMANDLKRDTLFTFVEIVPAGVVELIIKQSEGYCYIKP, encoded by the coding sequence ATGACAGACTATAAGGTTATATTTCATATTGATGAAATGAACAAATGGGACCTCCTGTTGGGAAATGTAAGCAATTTATTAAAAGCAGCGGGGGAGGATAAATATTCTATTGAAGTTTTGGCAAATGCGGAGGCAGTTAAACATTATGATCTTAAGCATGGTTTAACTTCACAAAATGTTATGGAAAGTTTAAGTAATGATGGTGTTAAATTTGTTGCCTGTAACAATGCCTTAATGGCAAATGATTTAAAAAGAGATACTCTTTTTACGTTTGTTGAAATAGTTCCTGCCGGAGTCGTAGAACTTATTATCAAACAAAGCGAAGGGTATTGTTATATAAAACCTTGA
- a CDS encoding response regulator transcription factor: protein MRILVVDDEKKITSVLKAYLQQEGFQVNTALNGIIALTMFKENPYDLVILDLMLPGMTGIEVCQEIRKISSVPIIMLTARVEEEDRIQGLSIGADDYITKPFSPREVVARVRAVLRRSNNETSPLADVITYDNGLTIDNIQHEIRLHDQEIALTPTEFKILGALAKHPGRVYSRGQLVEIVQGHDFEGDDRVIDAHIKKIRQKIETTPSDPQIIMTVYGIGYKFNPNSGG, encoded by the coding sequence ATGAGGATTTTAGTTGTAGATGATGAAAAGAAAATCACCTCAGTACTTAAAGCCTACCTTCAACAAGAAGGATTTCAGGTTAATACAGCCTTAAACGGTATCATTGCCTTAACCATGTTTAAAGAAAACCCCTATGACCTGGTGATTCTTGATTTAATGCTTCCCGGTATGACCGGAATAGAAGTATGCCAGGAAATTCGAAAAATATCCTCTGTACCTATCATTATGCTCACGGCCAGAGTTGAAGAGGAAGACCGTATTCAAGGATTAAGCATCGGGGCTGATGATTACATTACTAAGCCCTTCAGCCCTCGTGAAGTCGTCGCCCGCGTGCGGGCAGTTCTTCGCCGCTCGAATAATGAAACTTCCCCTCTGGCCGACGTCATTACCTATGACAATGGCCTTACCATCGATAATATTCAGCATGAAATTCGACTTCACGATCAAGAGATTGCCTTAACCCCCACTGAATTTAAAATACTTGGCGCTCTTGCCAAACATCCCGGAAGGGTCTACTCCCGCGGCCAATTGGTGGAGATTGTCCAAGGTCACGACTTTGAGGGGGATGACCGTGTCATTGACGCCCATATTAAGAAAATTCGCCAGAAAATCGAAACTACACCCAGTGATCCACAAATCATTATGACGGTTTACGGTATAGGTTACAAATTCAACCCAAACAGCGGAGGATAA
- a CDS encoding sensor histidine kinase: protein MRKKLFLSTLIITLITLTFSILAVDLVFHRQFSNYLTRTNETLVEQLPSRLSSAYQSKGTWDPASLQEISQSLPAGTIVTLTDPSGNQIATLSNMMGGMMNGQGGMSMGMSMFSTSNTNWKTKTLTVSGPQGVLAKAIIRYPSSAPIINPQDVQFQSSVLYSILFAGSLALAFGIILSYFTSRHLVTPLKRLTQAADRIGKGHLDERVDILTKDEVGQLAVAFNVMVNNLKRQETLRKQFTADIAHELRTPLTSIKSYIEAFQDNVLPADEENLSSIHEEIDRLVDLASDLRDLNVAEMGALTPSFEPVDINHLLETVIRNLTPLMQEKQLALNWNPPPASVMMQGDGRLLTRLFYNLIHNAYRYSNIGGQVTVTLTPDPDCSTIRVKNTGSGIPEEELPFIFERFYRADKSRTRETGGSGIGLALVRQITTLHQGTIEVQSKVGQETEFIVQLPLKFKGGPTILN, encoded by the coding sequence ATGCGCAAAAAGTTATTTCTCTCCACCCTTATCATCACTCTCATAACCTTAACTTTCAGCATACTAGCAGTTGATCTGGTTTTTCACCGGCAATTCAGTAATTACTTGACTAGGACCAACGAAACTCTCGTCGAACAACTGCCTTCGCGGCTCAGCAGTGCCTATCAAAGCAAAGGGACTTGGGACCCTGCCTCGCTCCAAGAGATCAGCCAATCTCTCCCTGCAGGGACTATTGTTACCCTAACTGATCCCAGCGGTAACCAAATTGCCACGTTAAGTAACATGATGGGCGGCATGATGAACGGTCAAGGCGGAATGAGTATGGGCATGAGTATGTTCTCAACTTCCAACACAAATTGGAAAACGAAAACGTTAACAGTCTCAGGCCCGCAAGGAGTTTTAGCTAAAGCCATTATCCGCTACCCTTCCTCAGCACCCATTATTAATCCCCAGGACGTTCAGTTCCAGTCATCTGTTCTATACTCTATACTATTCGCCGGAAGTTTGGCCTTAGCATTTGGAATTATACTCAGTTACTTCACAAGTCGTCATCTCGTAACACCGCTGAAACGACTCACTCAAGCCGCGGATCGCATCGGCAAAGGCCATTTGGATGAACGCGTTGATATTTTGACGAAGGATGAAGTCGGCCAATTAGCTGTCGCTTTTAACGTGATGGTTAACAATCTGAAACGCCAAGAGACTCTCCGCAAGCAGTTTACAGCAGATATTGCTCATGAACTGCGTACGCCGTTAACATCCATCAAAAGCTACATCGAAGCCTTTCAAGACAACGTTTTGCCAGCTGATGAAGAAAATCTCTCCTCCATTCATGAGGAAATTGACCGCCTTGTTGATCTAGCAAGCGACTTAAGAGACTTAAATGTGGCAGAAATGGGAGCATTAACTCCCAGCTTTGAACCGGTTGACATAAACCATCTTCTGGAAACTGTGATCCGCAATCTCACTCCGTTGATGCAAGAAAAACAGTTGGCTCTAAACTGGAATCCTCCGCCCGCATCGGTTATGATGCAGGGAGACGGGCGACTCTTAACAAGACTGTTTTACAATCTCATTCACAATGCTTATCGTTATTCAAATATCGGCGGTCAAGTAACCGTCACTTTGACACCAGACCCCGATTGTTCAACCATTCGTGTCAAAAATACCGGCAGCGGCATTCCGGAAGAGGAACTTCCTTTCATCTTCGAGCGGTTTTATCGTGCTGATAAATCTCGCACCCGCGAAACGGGAGGATCGGGTATTGGTCTCGCATTGGTACGCCAAATCACGACTCTGCACCAAGGAACCATCGAAGTTCAGAGTAAAGTCGGACAGGAGACGGAATTCATTGTTCAGCTTCCTCTAAAATTTAAAGGCGGCCCAACTATTCTTAATTAG